From a single Nicotiana tomentosiformis chromosome 2, ASM39032v3, whole genome shotgun sequence genomic region:
- the LOC138905271 gene encoding uncharacterized protein yields MSVRDYSHKFNSLARYALDIVRTMRAKVHHYMDGLGDHLIRDCRVASLSDDVDISRIQAFVQTTEDLSRRIRDTRRDREQSKRARTMESYREPRVDFRPPLHRYPPQSAGPQSTQGRGRGRGGEDTSGSSGGQNRFYALTGQQDSEASTNVVTGILTLHSHAIYALMDPGSTFSYITPFIAGKLDMRSELLPQPVEVSTPVGDSIVANHVYRDCTVLTNDHPTSVDLVELVMLDFDVIMGMDWLAACYANIDCRAKLVQFHFPGEPVLEWKAFLGHVITGDGIKVDGQKIEAVMSWPRPLNPTEVRSFLGLAGYYRMFVEGFSSISAPLTKLTHKGAKFQWTEACEQSFQELKKRLTTTPVLTLPYGTEGYVVYCDASRIGLGCVLMQHGKVIVYASRQLQKHEQNYPTHNLELAAVRELNLRQRRWLELLKDYDVDILYHPGKANIVADALSRKSMGSLSHVEADKVKMTKYLCQLASLQVRLVDAEGGRILVQNTAKSSFVTEVKERQHEDPELIKLRESIPQQRQPLFELTGDGVLRYQGRLCVPSVGELRA; encoded by the exons ATGAGTGTGAGGGATTATAGCCATAAGTTTAATTCTTTGGCAAGGTATGCACTAGATATAGTACGTACCATGAGGGCTAAAGTTCATCATTATATGGATGGTTTGGGGGATCATCTGATTAGAGACTGTAGGGTTGCATCCCTATCGGATGATGTAGATATTTCCCGCATACAAGCTTTCGTTCAGACTACAGAGGACCTTTCCCGTCGGATTCGTGATACTCGCAGGGATAGGGAGCAGAGTAAGAGGGCTCGTACTATGGAGTCTTATAGGGAGCCACGAGTTGATTTTAGGCCCCCACTCCATCGATATCCACCTCAGTCAGCAG GTCCACAGTCTACTCAGGGCCGTGGTAGAGGGAGAGGTGGAGAAGACACCTCAGGTTCTAGTGGTGGCCAGAACCGCTTTTATGCACTTACAGGCCAACAGGATTCAGAGGCATCCAcaaatgttgtcacaggtatattgacactacattctcatgccatttatgcattgatggatcccggctctacattttcatatattactccatttattgctGGTAAGCTTGACATGAGATCTGAGTTGTTGCCACAGCCAGTTGAGGTGTCTACGCCAGTTGGCGACTCTATTGTAGCTAATCATGTCTATCGAGATTGTACAGTGTTAACTAATGACCATCCAACCTCTGTTGATTTAGTTGAATTGGTTATGCTAGACTTCGATGTcattatgggtatggattggttggcagcttgttatgctaatattgattgtcgtgcaaagttggtccaatttcattttcctggtgagcctgtccttgaatggaaag cttttcttggtcatgttattaccggcgatggtatcaaggttgatggCCAAAAGATTGAAGCTGTGATGTCTTGGCCGAGGCCCTTGAATccaacagaggttcgtagctttttaggcttggcagggtattaccgaatgtttgtggagggattttcctctatctctgcaccattgacgaaactgacacataagggagctaagtttcagtggactgaggcATGTGAACAAAGTTTTCAGGAACTAAAGAAAAGGCTTACTACGACACCTGTCTTGACTCTTCCGTATGGCACCGAGGgttatgttgtatattgtgatgcctcgagaattggcctaggttgtgttcttatgcagcatggtaaggttatcgtGTACGCCTCCAGACAGTTGCAAAAACATGAACAGAACTATCCTACGCACAATCTTGAGTTAGCCGCAGTT aGGGAGCTGAACCTACGACAAAGAAGATGGCTAgaattactaaaggactatgatgttgatattttatatcatcccggcaAAGCTAATATTGTTGCTGATGCCCTTAGCCGGAAGTCCATGGGCAGTCTAAGCCATGTTGAAGCTGATAAGGTCAAGATGACCAAATATCTATGCCAGCTAGCTAGTTTGCAGGTGCGTTTGGTAGATGCAGAGGGTGGACGCATTCTCGTTCAGAATACGGCAAAATCTTCTTTTGTTACTGAAGTGAAAGAGCGACAACACGAGGATCCTGAGCTTATAAAACTGAGGGAAAGTATTCCACAGCAGCGACAACCTTTATTTGAGCTAACTggagatggagtccttagatacCAGGGCCGCTTATGTGTACCGTCAGTAGGAGAGCTCCGTGCCTAG